Proteins encoded within one genomic window of Platichthys flesus chromosome 13, fPlaFle2.1, whole genome shotgun sequence:
- the LOC133967689 gene encoding interleukin-1 receptor type 2 isoform X1: MVLWALMFALVIGEYVSGKPWLPPLTMNADGCYLVTSEVNVFRVEGEPVIISFPIFKSVLRALNIAPPKARFLITKDNETGGLAYDSNGRVQQREKQLWLLPAQASDSGEYICTYRNDTYCITGSIMLEVFESSSVDMEKVSYQISAMVGERLTFRCPSLSDFNSTDRLIEWYKENSSTAFQSGRAGSLRRDSANLRIPAVSCSHAGVYTCQLRVLIDQQQYKVSRVILLSVEGLEPQITTTAPDVSVTSDPGRNSSSYSTDQASPPVIVSPLNGSIFESPHGSGLELSCKVLTRCHQADSTEVKWLINGQSVESSYLDGRALQGGRRVTKVTEGCQIELRLAVVAVTEEDVGTELKCVTQNQAGRQEVVAQLHLEDSTFTWLVVAAVAVSCFLCVVSVFLYVLFKPNRKRKLDYFLARQNSTF, translated from the exons ATGGTCCTCTGGGCTCTGATGTTTGCTTTGGTCATCGGGGAATATGTGTCTGGAAAACCTTGGTTACCGCCTCTGACCATGAATG CAGACGGCTGCTACTTGGTGACTTCAGAGGTGAACGTATTCAGGGTGGAGGGTGAACCTGTCATCATCTCCTTCCCGATCTTCAAGAGCGTCCTCAGAGCCCTAAACATCGCCCCCCCAAAAGCAAGGTTCCTCATCACCAAGGACAATGAGACAGGAGGCTTGGCCTATGACAGTAACGGGCGTGTCCAGCAGCGTGAGAAGCAGCTGTGGCTCCTCCCAGCTCAGGCTTCAGACTCAGGGGAATATATCTGCACTTACAG GAATGACACCTACTGTATTACTGGGAGTATCATGCTAGAAGTGTTCGAGTCCAGCTCTGTGGATATGGAGAAAGTGTCTTATCAGATTTCAGCCATGGTGGGAGAGAGGCTGACATTCAGATGCCCGTCGCTGAGTGACTTCAACAGTACAGACAGACTGATTGAGTGGTACAAG GAAAACAGCTCCACTGCTTTTCAGTCCGGCAGAGCGGGCTCCCTCCGCCGGGACAGTGCTAACCTGAGGATCCCTGCAGTGAGCTGCTCACATGCAGGCGTGTACACCTGTCAGCTCCGAGTGCTCATCGACCAGCAGCAGTACAAAGTCAGCCGGGTCATCCTGCTCAGTGTGGAAG GACTAGAACCACAGATCACTACCACTGCACCTGACGTCTCTGTGACTTCTGACCCTgggagaaacagcagcagctacagcacTGATCAAG CCTCACCACCTGTGATTGTTTCGCCGTTGAACGGGAGTATTTTTGAAAGTCCACATG GTTCAGGACTGGAGCTGTCCTGCAAAGTGCTCACCAGATGTCACCAGGCAGATTCCACTGAGGTCAAATGGCTCATCAATGGCCAATCAGTGGAGTCATCGTACCTGGATGGGCGGGCGCTGCAGGGGGGAAGAAG GGTAACCAAGGTGACAGAAGGCTGCCAGATTGAGTTGAGGCTCGCTGTTGTGGCGGTAACGGAAGAAGATGTCGGGACGGAGCTGAAGTGTGTCACTCAGAACCAAGCAGGAAGACAGGAAGTAGTGGCCCAGCTTCATCTGGAGG ACTCCACATTCACATGGCTGGTGGTCGCTGCAGTGGCTGTGTCCTGCTTCCTCTGTGtggtttctgttttcctttacGTCCTCTTCAAACCCAATAGGAAAAGGAAACTGGATTACTTTCTGGCTCGACAGAACAGCACCTTCTAA
- the LOC133967689 gene encoding interleukin-1 receptor type 2 isoform X2 — MVLWALMFALVIGEYVSGKPWLPPLTMNDGCYLVTSEVNVFRVEGEPVIISFPIFKSVLRALNIAPPKARFLITKDNETGGLAYDSNGRVQQREKQLWLLPAQASDSGEYICTYRNDTYCITGSIMLEVFESSSVDMEKVSYQISAMVGERLTFRCPSLSDFNSTDRLIEWYKENSSTAFQSGRAGSLRRDSANLRIPAVSCSHAGVYTCQLRVLIDQQQYKVSRVILLSVEGLEPQITTTAPDVSVTSDPGRNSSSYSTDQASPPVIVSPLNGSIFESPHGSGLELSCKVLTRCHQADSTEVKWLINGQSVESSYLDGRALQGGRRVTKVTEGCQIELRLAVVAVTEEDVGTELKCVTQNQAGRQEVVAQLHLEDSTFTWLVVAAVAVSCFLCVVSVFLYVLFKPNRKRKLDYFLARQNSTF, encoded by the exons ATGGTCCTCTGGGCTCTGATGTTTGCTTTGGTCATCGGGGAATATGTGTCTGGAAAACCTTGGTTACCGCCTCTGACCATGAATG ACGGCTGCTACTTGGTGACTTCAGAGGTGAACGTATTCAGGGTGGAGGGTGAACCTGTCATCATCTCCTTCCCGATCTTCAAGAGCGTCCTCAGAGCCCTAAACATCGCCCCCCCAAAAGCAAGGTTCCTCATCACCAAGGACAATGAGACAGGAGGCTTGGCCTATGACAGTAACGGGCGTGTCCAGCAGCGTGAGAAGCAGCTGTGGCTCCTCCCAGCTCAGGCTTCAGACTCAGGGGAATATATCTGCACTTACAG GAATGACACCTACTGTATTACTGGGAGTATCATGCTAGAAGTGTTCGAGTCCAGCTCTGTGGATATGGAGAAAGTGTCTTATCAGATTTCAGCCATGGTGGGAGAGAGGCTGACATTCAGATGCCCGTCGCTGAGTGACTTCAACAGTACAGACAGACTGATTGAGTGGTACAAG GAAAACAGCTCCACTGCTTTTCAGTCCGGCAGAGCGGGCTCCCTCCGCCGGGACAGTGCTAACCTGAGGATCCCTGCAGTGAGCTGCTCACATGCAGGCGTGTACACCTGTCAGCTCCGAGTGCTCATCGACCAGCAGCAGTACAAAGTCAGCCGGGTCATCCTGCTCAGTGTGGAAG GACTAGAACCACAGATCACTACCACTGCACCTGACGTCTCTGTGACTTCTGACCCTgggagaaacagcagcagctacagcacTGATCAAG CCTCACCACCTGTGATTGTTTCGCCGTTGAACGGGAGTATTTTTGAAAGTCCACATG GTTCAGGACTGGAGCTGTCCTGCAAAGTGCTCACCAGATGTCACCAGGCAGATTCCACTGAGGTCAAATGGCTCATCAATGGCCAATCAGTGGAGTCATCGTACCTGGATGGGCGGGCGCTGCAGGGGGGAAGAAG GGTAACCAAGGTGACAGAAGGCTGCCAGATTGAGTTGAGGCTCGCTGTTGTGGCGGTAACGGAAGAAGATGTCGGGACGGAGCTGAAGTGTGTCACTCAGAACCAAGCAGGAAGACAGGAAGTAGTGGCCCAGCTTCATCTGGAGG ACTCCACATTCACATGGCTGGTGGTCGCTGCAGTGGCTGTGTCCTGCTTCCTCTGTGtggtttctgttttcctttacGTCCTCTTCAAACCCAATAGGAAAAGGAAACTGGATTACTTTCTGGCTCGACAGAACAGCACCTTCTAA